A window of the Bradyrhizobium diazoefficiens genome harbors these coding sequences:
- a CDS encoding haloacid dehalogenase type II, with amino-acid sequence MPVKAVVFDAYGTLYDIQSVADITEDAFPGYGEIITQVWRIKQLEYTWLRSLMRCYQDFAAVTRDSLAYTLRVLGLAYENEAFERVIEKYLHLDLYPDAAAALTSLKPRKLAILSNGSPDMLNTLVRNSGLDHLLDATISVDAKKIFKPSPQAYELIGEVLGTAPHEVLFVSSNPWDVAGAKAFGLNVAWIERVTPEAMALACVENELVAPLTMFWAIRTQMDELGFAPDHRVRSLSELARIV; translated from the coding sequence TTGCCCGTCAAAGCCGTCGTCTTCGATGCCTATGGGACGCTTTACGACATCCAGTCGGTCGCTGACATCACCGAGGATGCATTTCCGGGTTACGGCGAGATCATCACGCAGGTCTGGCGGATCAAGCAGCTCGAATACACCTGGTTGCGCTCGCTGATGCGGTGCTACCAGGATTTTGCGGCCGTCACGCGCGACTCGCTGGCCTATACGCTGCGCGTGCTCGGGCTTGCCTATGAGAACGAGGCGTTCGAGCGCGTCATCGAGAAGTACCTGCATCTCGATCTCTATCCGGATGCAGCAGCAGCGCTCACGTCGCTCAAGCCGCGAAAGCTCGCTATCCTCTCCAATGGCAGCCCGGACATGCTGAACACGCTGGTGCGCAATTCCGGCCTCGACCACCTGCTCGATGCCACCATCAGCGTCGATGCCAAGAAGATATTCAAGCCAAGCCCACAGGCCTATGAGCTGATCGGCGAGGTGCTCGGCACCGCGCCGCATGAGGTGCTGTTCGTCTCCTCCAATCCCTGGGACGTCGCCGGGGCGAAAGCGTTCGGGCTCAACGTCGCCTGGATCGAACGGGTGACGCCGGAGGCCATGGCGCTGGCTTGCGTCGAGAACGAACTCGTGGCACCGCTGACGATGTTTTGGGCGATCCGCACCCAGATGGACGAACTCGGCTTTGCGCCGGATCATCGTGTCCGTTCGCTCTCGGAGCTAGCCAGGATCGTCTAA
- a CDS encoding YbaK/EbsC family protein, with protein MSLESVRAFFAEKAPDITVMESPISSATVTLAAEAYGVAPGMIAKTLSLRIGERVILIVAAGTSRMDNKKVKAAFGGKPKMLGLEEVAEITGHEVGGVCPFGLKSPLPVYCDVSLKTFDIVVPAAGSTHSAVRITPERLAELTAAEWVDVCEHRP; from the coding sequence ATGAGCCTGGAATCCGTTCGCGCCTTCTTCGCCGAGAAAGCCCCCGACATAACAGTCATGGAATCCCCGATCAGTTCGGCGACCGTGACGCTGGCTGCTGAAGCCTATGGCGTCGCGCCCGGGATGATCGCCAAAACGCTGTCCTTACGGATCGGCGAACGTGTGATCCTGATCGTCGCCGCCGGCACCTCACGCATGGACAACAAGAAGGTCAAGGCTGCGTTCGGCGGCAAGCCGAAGATGCTGGGGCTGGAAGAGGTCGCCGAGATCACCGGCCACGAGGTCGGCGGCGTCTGCCCGTTCGGGCTGAAGTCACCGCTGCCGGTCTATTGCGACGTTTCGCTGAAGACCTTCGACATTGTGGTGCCGGCCGCGGGCTCGACCCACAGCGCCGTGCGCATCACGCCGGAGCGGTTGGCCGAGCTGACCGCGGCGGAGTGGGTCGATGTCTGCGAGCACAGACCTTAG